A window of the Candidatus Nitrosotalea okcheonensis genome harbors these coding sequences:
- a CDS encoding cyclin family protein: MNPTSIKLLKSIAEGKSHQTELMTLLSIGEWQFNTITRELMHQDYMDKTNDVFIFKNNAKAALFHNIANQIDVEKLLHDSNEQIFFNLTEPVTIKDIQDSTNLSLRTIQRCMSEFESIGVIKKVDDKISIDETKEQLYLFAKLLKTENERRNIESYADIIYQDKFRILKKIPKDQRADGELTGFSLFYDYGIDYQTTHNYFIKQESSLRLEEILIHALLIAHKNKDKNAITMAILFYLKNREKMDPLDIRMIARSYGISEIWIDVEGYVRNDPLKNIDLFLPRNEFEEKARLYDIHSDLYTLPVAYPQLFRDIGKKLPEATEACLLGGENMRMKGLKDRTKDCDIVVDDDKALNNLTNTLLDLGYKSLNKEHFTNDDRRIDPFDILEHPARSRVDLFKTRIAGKLVLSDTIVQRAKIEQFTKLKLRILSNEDIFLLKSVTLREGDIQDLSKIVQSGNFDWKIVWDELLYQEHLTCMNFSSLVLESLDYLYEQTSIRSPFYRKLISRVLDHEISKLVRNREMPLDGIIELLKGNDITEKMIRNRIDYLERKKHVRKIKKGDQVLIQAKEKIVFNVYSNNPVDARDRMKKHVEQLSKYFVLSDEIKKYALELVDQVVDKGIENGRKPTGLATAIVYLATIVKGDGYYTAERIAKASNLSQPSIHALYKLVKRSLSL; encoded by the coding sequence ATGAATCCAACATCAATCAAGTTACTAAAATCTATTGCGGAAGGAAAATCCCATCAAACTGAATTGATGACACTACTTAGTATTGGTGAATGGCAATTCAATACTATAACCCGCGAATTGATGCATCAAGATTACATGGATAAAACTAATGACGTTTTCATTTTCAAAAATAATGCTAAAGCTGCATTATTTCACAATATTGCCAATCAAATAGATGTAGAAAAATTATTGCATGATTCTAATGAGCAAATATTTTTTAATTTGACAGAGCCAGTAACAATAAAAGATATCCAAGACTCAACCAATCTTTCTCTACGAACAATACAGCGCTGTATGTCTGAATTTGAATCAATAGGCGTAATTAAAAAAGTGGATGATAAAATCTCTATTGATGAAACAAAAGAACAATTGTATTTATTTGCCAAATTGCTTAAAACAGAAAATGAGAGAAGAAATATTGAATCATATGCAGATATAATTTACCAAGATAAATTTAGAATATTAAAAAAAATTCCAAAAGATCAACGCGCTGATGGTGAATTAACTGGTTTTTCATTATTCTATGACTATGGAATAGATTATCAAACAACTCACAATTATTTCATAAAACAGGAATCATCACTACGATTAGAAGAAATATTAATTCATGCATTACTTATAGCACATAAAAATAAAGATAAAAATGCAATTACAATGGCGATTCTTTTCTATCTGAAAAATAGAGAGAAAATGGATCCATTGGACATACGAATGATTGCAAGATCCTACGGTATATCTGAGATTTGGATTGATGTTGAGGGATATGTAAGAAATGATCCTCTCAAAAATATTGATTTATTTTTACCTCGCAACGAGTTTGAGGAAAAAGCGCGACTGTATGATATTCACTCTGATTTATACACACTTCCTGTTGCATATCCTCAACTTTTTCGGGATATAGGTAAAAAACTTCCAGAAGCGACAGAAGCTTGTCTTCTCGGAGGTGAAAATATGCGTATGAAGGGCCTCAAGGATAGGACTAAAGATTGTGATATTGTAGTTGATGATGACAAAGCGCTGAATAATTTAACAAACACACTTCTTGATTTGGGGTACAAGTCACTCAATAAAGAGCATTTTACAAATGACGATCGTAGGATAGATCCTTTTGACATATTAGAACATCCTGCACGTAGTAGAGTAGATTTATTCAAAACAAGAATAGCTGGAAAGTTAGTCCTTTCTGATACGATTGTGCAAAGAGCAAAAATAGAACAATTTACCAAACTTAAACTACGAATACTATCAAATGAAGACATATTTCTTCTAAAATCTGTTACACTGAGGGAAGGTGACATACAAGATCTGTCTAAAATCGTACAATCGGGAAATTTTGACTGGAAAATTGTATGGGATGAATTATTATATCAGGAACACCTAACATGTATGAATTTTTCTAGTCTAGTTCTTGAAAGTTTAGATTATTTGTATGAACAAACTAGTATTCGATCTCCTTTTTATCGAAAACTCATTAGCAGAGTTTTGGATCATGAAATAAGCAAGCTTGTTAGAAATAGAGAAATGCCACTTGATGGAATAATTGAATTACTTAAGGGTAATGACATAACTGAAAAAATGATACGAAATAGAATAGATTATCTAGAAAGAAAAAAACATGTCAGGAAAATCAAAAAAGGTGATCAGGTATTAATTCAAGCTAAAGAAAAAATTGTTTTTAATGTTTATTCCAATAATCCAGTGGATGCTCGTGATAGAATGAAAAAACACGTAGAACAACTCTCAAAATATTTTGTTCTCTCAGATGAGATCAAGAAATATGCATTAGAATTAGTAGACCAAGTAGTTGATAAAGGAATAGAAAATGGTAGGAAACCTACCGGTCTAGCTACTGCTATAGTGTATCTTGCCACCATTGTAAAAGGTGATGGATATTATACTGCAGAGAGAATTGCAAAAGCATCAAATCTCAGTCAACCCAGTATACATGCATTATACAAGTTAGTGAAAAGAAGTCTTTCCTTATGA
- a CDS encoding LamG-like jellyroll fold domain-containing protein — translation MESQDIQKNSVVPPARHLSITLSENVGIGSNDHSPNDQQNVLQNNKMINLSDQVIISSNDHDKNLILVIPTDSVITTLDRISNPERIRINGRIITVENKITDEQSNKISYFINDRTSSFVGIHNSGNNDLLSFILPSKISLFLYVPTEISSTGFDLLHNTITEINHFTSKNKDPVVILLFIPIAGYILVRLIGNKIQTKSKQILSFCVFGLLLSSMIVTPLSISPTFLTNAYAESSNQNNTNTIETNSNASPVLPSSNTTKTSPVLPSSNTTKTSPVLPSSNTTKTSPVLPSSNTTKTSPVLPSSNTTNLAQSIQNATQSWNFTSLNGKIGHVSAQTNLTSTNTTSIANTTSTNSFTDSNSTNLSEMIHANDTLIALVNATSINSSPVLPSSNTTKTSPVLPSSNTTKTSPVLPSSNTTNLAQSIQNATQSWNFTSLNGKIGHVTASNNTLQLQGTGYLTQKINATNSIQQLTLSAWVKPDYTHGSPVFTVISKENQFILSINNNIQPRMIAQFSVFDGIKWNTVNSTIPIQNWTHLAATYNGSAISIYVNGTLQSTDLLQGVLSLSESGILQLKTPNQITSNSDVVIGGSSNSVRQSVNNEFSGLIKNVKIYDSLLTPFQISQIYNQNNNILPVTINNLPNPSLAENVNVIDSVILSLNSINSTMNNLNDTLLTVAPSINKTKNNYLSTEDPEFVFQYFSNNHIAKMIKQIKSYPQKIQYGMWQEKDKSISIEVYDPSGNKTSLKSEFTELSQGKFDIKLHAGREIKPGLYKIKITMIRQGKSFTVTDQYTWGLVSVNTLRSIYVPGEQANFAIVVLDNNGHPVCNSDITMSIRDPESKITTLSSGNGISSSNDCGLYNANYIPNSEGNYTVNVMAKTTDGISSFNTYFLTMNNFDFNIIRTAASKIDPINNPNSFNVKIDVESFVNSSPITISESVPSVFNVVTDASVTTIGDSKILTWNKDLIGNKTSLQYSYSVPLQFPRLYTLGPVKITYGNNQTFTEARPWFVANDPAFTPTANDIVQITESATLSSHQFHTISTSDTMSLSEKTSSSIPVKEILQLSEKTSTSIPVKEILQLSEKTSTSIPVKEILALSDSASPSTSQFKSIAASDTLALADSGITHAGRLLSPSDTIALSDSASPATRQFKSIAASDTLALADSGITHAGRLLSPSDTIALSDSASPATSQFKSIAASDTLALADSGITHAGRLLSPSDTVALSEMVSIASSKNKTTTETVISTDTVSVSSAKSTTLSETVTTSDVSSITASHNIALTETVTAHDSTGKSINQSLTDSPIARDTLLTSASYSAQVTSILIDNTQTATGTGTSITIPSFTVSNGANRYLLVAIETNGTAVSSVTYGAQSLSLIRLSNNLHRINTEIWGVVNPTSGTGNVVVDFSPHTAIAIVGAYNILGVDQTNPVPTTVSGTSGVGGGSPSVFITNQYATSIVIDSAGKQIQTISTTAPQAQTWNLHLGGVTGGSSTILPNISTSNHFVWTPGSSIGSWAEVAVEVKASGFISPSEIIHVVDTLTAAASKSITLSETVTVADHTVSLSGGRNKTLSETVTTSDVSSTVGTKSITLTEIVTSTDQANMSGGRSKAFTETVTASDSLATAASRKTTLTETVTASDALTTTASRNATLSETVTASDALLTTITKKATLSETVTASDSLTTAVSRKATLAET, via the coding sequence GTGGAATCACAAGATATACAAAAAAACTCAGTGGTTCCACCAGCTAGACATTTATCCATTACACTTTCTGAAAACGTTGGGATTGGATCAAATGATCATTCTCCAAATGATCAACAAAATGTTTTACAAAATAATAAAATGATTAATCTTTCAGATCAAGTTATTATTAGCTCTAATGATCATGATAAAAATTTAATTTTAGTTATACCCACTGATTCTGTAATAACAACACTGGACCGAATATCTAATCCTGAAAGAATTAGAATTAATGGTAGAATAATTACAGTCGAAAATAAAATAACCGACGAGCAATCAAACAAGATATCATATTTCATTAATGACAGGACATCATCTTTTGTTGGAATACACAATTCAGGAAATAATGATCTTCTGTCATTTATTTTGCCGTCAAAGATTAGTTTATTTTTATACGTACCAACTGAAATTTCATCTACTGGATTTGATTTACTACACAATACAATTACAGAAATAAATCATTTTACATCAAAAAATAAAGATCCTGTTGTAATTCTATTATTCATACCTATTGCTGGATATATTCTAGTTAGACTTATTGGAAACAAAATTCAAACCAAATCTAAACAAATCCTATCTTTTTGTGTTTTTGGTCTCTTACTCTCTTCCATGATTGTCACACCCTTGTCAATTTCCCCAACATTTTTGACAAATGCTTATGCTGAAAGTTCAAACCAGAATAATACAAATACAATAGAAACAAACTCTAATGCAAGTCCTGTATTGCCAAGCTCCAATACTACAAAAACCAGTCCTGTATTGCCAAGCTCCAATACTACAAAAACCAGTCCTGTATTGCCAAGCTCCAATACTACAAAAACCAGTCCTGTATTGCCAAGCTCCAATACTACAAAAACCAGTCCTGTATTGCCAAGCTCCAATACTACAAACCTTGCTCAATCAATACAGAATGCCACACAGTCTTGGAATTTCACCTCGCTGAATGGAAAAATAGGCCATGTATCAGCTCAGACTAACTTGACATCAACTAATACTACTTCCATTGCAAATACTACAAGTACGAATTCTTTCACTGATTCTAATTCAACAAACCTATCCGAAATGATCCATGCTAATGATACATTGATTGCTCTAGTCAATGCTACTAGTATCAATTCCAGTCCTGTATTGCCAAGCTCCAATACTACAAAAACCAGTCCTGTATTGCCAAGCTCCAATACTACAAAAACCAGTCCTGTATTGCCAAGCTCCAATACTACAAACCTTGCTCAATCAATACAGAATGCCACACAGTCTTGGAATTTCACCTCGCTGAATGGAAAAATAGGTCATGTTACTGCTTCAAACAATACATTACAACTTCAAGGCACAGGTTATCTTACACAGAAGATAAACGCAACAAACAGTATACAGCAACTAACCTTATCTGCGTGGGTAAAACCAGATTATACACATGGTTCACCAGTATTTACTGTAATCAGCAAAGAAAATCAATTCATTCTCTCAATAAACAATAACATACAGCCCAGAATGATTGCGCAATTCTCAGTTTTTGATGGAATTAAATGGAATACAGTAAACTCTACAATTCCAATACAAAATTGGACTCATCTTGCAGCAACATACAATGGAAGTGCAATCAGTATCTATGTAAATGGAACCTTACAGTCCACGGATCTATTGCAGGGTGTATTGTCACTGTCTGAAAGTGGAATTTTACAACTAAAAACGCCTAACCAAATAACATCAAATTCAGATGTAGTAATTGGTGGATCATCTAATTCAGTTCGCCAATCCGTCAATAATGAATTCTCAGGATTGATAAAAAATGTGAAAATCTATGATTCATTACTTACGCCTTTCCAGATAAGCCAGATTTACAATCAAAACAATAACATCTTACCTGTAACAATCAACAATCTACCTAATCCATCTTTGGCAGAAAATGTAAACGTGATCGATTCTGTGATTCTGTCACTTAATTCAATCAACTCCACAATGAACAATCTAAATGATACATTGCTTACAGTTGCACCATCAATTAACAAGACTAAAAATAACTATCTATCTACCGAGGATCCAGAATTTGTCTTTCAATATTTTTCTAATAACCATATAGCCAAGATGATAAAACAAATCAAGTCATATCCACAGAAAATTCAATACGGCATGTGGCAAGAGAAAGACAAGTCAATATCAATTGAGGTTTACGATCCTTCTGGAAACAAGACATCATTAAAGTCAGAGTTTACGGAGTTAAGTCAAGGAAAATTTGACATCAAGTTACACGCAGGACGCGAGATAAAACCTGGTCTGTACAAAATAAAAATCACTATGATAAGACAAGGAAAATCATTTACAGTAACAGATCAGTATACGTGGGGACTTGTATCTGTTAATACACTTAGATCTATATATGTACCTGGAGAACAAGCAAACTTTGCGATTGTAGTATTAGATAACAATGGTCATCCGGTGTGTAATTCCGACATAACGATGAGCATAAGAGATCCGGAATCAAAGATAACTACACTTTCTTCAGGTAATGGAATCTCTTCAAGTAATGACTGTGGGTTGTATAATGCAAATTACATTCCAAATAGCGAAGGAAATTACACAGTTAACGTGATGGCAAAAACAACTGACGGCATATCCAGTTTTAATACGTATTTTCTTACTATGAATAATTTCGATTTTAATATAATAAGAACAGCAGCAAGTAAGATAGATCCAATAAACAATCCCAACTCGTTTAATGTTAAAATCGATGTAGAGTCATTTGTAAACAGCTCTCCTATTACAATTAGTGAATCTGTACCATCTGTATTCAATGTGGTCACTGATGCGTCAGTTACAACTATCGGTGATTCAAAAATATTGACATGGAATAAAGATCTTATTGGGAACAAAACTTCATTGCAATACTCATATTCTGTTCCACTCCAATTTCCAAGGCTCTATACACTAGGTCCAGTCAAAATTACTTATGGAAATAATCAAACTTTCACAGAAGCAAGACCTTGGTTTGTAGCAAACGATCCAGCGTTTACTCCTACTGCAAATGATATAGTGCAGATAACAGAATCAGCAACTCTGTCATCTCATCAGTTTCATACAATCTCAACCTCTGACACAATGTCTCTGAGTGAAAAAACAAGTTCATCCATTCCAGTAAAAGAAATTCTCCAACTGAGTGAAAAAACAAGTACATCCATCCCAGTAAAAGAAATACTCCAACTGAGTGAAAAAACAAGTACATCCATCCCAGTAAAAGAAATACTGGCATTAAGCGACTCTGCCAGCCCCTCCACTAGCCAATTCAAATCAATAGCTGCATCTGATACGCTTGCATTGGCAGATTCCGGAATAACCCATGCTGGCAGGTTGTTGAGTCCATCTGATACAATAGCATTAAGCGACTCTGCCAGCCCAGCCACTAGACAATTCAAATCAATAGCTGCATCTGATACGCTTGCATTGGCAGATTCCGGAATAACCCATGCTGGCAGGTTGTTGAGCCCATCTGATACAATAGCATTAAGCGACTCTGCCAGCCCAGCCACTAGTCAATTCAAATCAATAGCTGCATCTGATACGCTTGCATTGGCAGATTCCGGAATAACCCATGCTGGCAGGTTGTTGAGCCCATCTGATACAGTAGCATTAAGCGAGATGGTAAGTATTGCATCTTCAAAGAATAAAACAACTACTGAAACAGTAATATCAACTGATACAGTATCTGTATCATCTGCAAAGAGCACAACCTTATCAGAAACTGTTACTACCTCTGATGTATCATCAATTACCGCCTCACATAATATCGCGTTAACCGAAACAGTTACAGCTCATGATTCTACAGGAAAATCTATCAACCAATCATTAACTGACTCTCCTATAGCAAGAGATACACTTCTCACTTCTGCAAGTTATTCTGCACAGGTAACTTCTATCTTGATAGACAACACTCAAACTGCAACAGGTACGGGAACTTCAATCACTATACCTAGTTTCACTGTAAGTAATGGAGCAAACAGGTATCTCCTAGTTGCTATTGAAACAAACGGAACTGCAGTATCTAGTGTAACTTATGGTGCTCAATCTCTATCTCTGATAAGACTAAGTAACAACCTGCATCGTATAAATACTGAGATATGGGGAGTGGTTAATCCTACCTCTGGAACTGGAAATGTTGTAGTAGACTTTTCTCCTCATACAGCCATCGCTATAGTCGGTGCGTATAACATTCTGGGGGTTGATCAAACTAATCCGGTACCGACCACTGTATCTGGAACATCTGGAGTTGGTGGTGGTAGTCCAAGTGTCTTCATAACGAATCAATACGCTACAAGCATAGTCATCGATTCTGCAGGAAAACAGATACAAACAATCTCTACAACTGCTCCACAAGCCCAAACATGGAATCTGCATTTAGGAGGTGTAACCGGTGGATCAAGTACAATACTTCCGAATATCTCTACCTCAAATCACTTTGTCTGGACTCCAGGGTCTTCTATAGGAAGCTGGGCTGAAGTTGCAGTAGAAGTAAAAGCATCAGGTTTTATTTCTCCTTCAGAGATAATCCATGTTGTAGACACTCTAACAGCAGCTGCATCAAAGAGCATAACTCTATCAGAAACAGTAACTGTAGCAGATCACACTGTTTCACTATCTGGCGGCAGAAATAAAACACTGTCAGAAACTGTAACCACCTCTGATGTATCATCAACAGTTGGAACAAAGAGTATTACACTAACTGAGATTGTAACATCCACTGATCAAGCCAACATGTCTGGTGGGAGGAGCAAAGCATTTACTGAAACCGTTACTGCCTCTGATTCACTAGCAACAGCAGCATCACGAAAAACAACACTGACTGAAACCGTTACTGCCTCTGATGCACTAACAACCACAGCATCAAGAAATGCAACCTTGTCTGAAACCGTTACTGCCTCTGATGCATTATTGACTACTATAACAAAGAAGGCAACACTGTCAGAAACAGTCACCGCTTCAGACTCACTAACAACAGCAGTATCAAGAAAAGCAACACTAGCTGAGAC